A portion of the Brevundimonas pondensis genome contains these proteins:
- a CDS encoding B3/B4 domain-containing protein, which produces MRPDFAALSISVVGAQNAASDPWCTEQLRLACADEGPEWLEAHLEAWRDAYRAFGAKPQRTPCSVEALRKRALRDGILPPMNAVVDLYNAISLRYGLPIGGEDAHAYSGTPRLVVAGGMEPFDTTRSGESEVETVEAGEVVWCDDRGVTCRRWNWRQGVRTRITDESTAMWFVLERLESMPISALLQAGEDLIAGLKRLAPSLEATMQLLRRPD; this is translated from the coding sequence ATGCGACCCGATTTCGCGGCGCTCAGCATCAGCGTCGTCGGTGCGCAAAATGCGGCGAGCGATCCCTGGTGCACGGAACAGCTTCGACTGGCCTGTGCAGACGAGGGGCCGGAATGGCTGGAGGCTCATTTGGAAGCCTGGCGTGACGCCTATCGGGCTTTCGGCGCCAAGCCCCAGCGGACGCCGTGCTCGGTCGAGGCCTTGCGCAAGCGAGCGCTGCGGGACGGTATTCTGCCGCCCATGAACGCTGTCGTCGACCTCTACAATGCGATCAGTCTTCGCTACGGCCTGCCGATCGGTGGTGAGGACGCTCATGCTTATTCCGGGACGCCACGGCTGGTTGTTGCGGGCGGCATGGAGCCCTTTGATACGACCCGGAGCGGCGAATCTGAGGTGGAGACCGTGGAGGCCGGCGAGGTTGTCTGGTGTGATGACCGCGGCGTCACCTGCCGGCGCTGGAACTGGCGCCAGGGCGTCCGCACCCGCATCACCGATGAAAGCACAGCCATGTGGTTCGTCCTCGAGCGACTGGAGTCCATGCCGATCTCTGCGCTGCTTCAGGCCGGGGAAGACCTGATCGCAGGATTGAAGCGTCTGGCTCCCTCCCTGGAAGCGACGATGCAGTTGCTCCGGCGCCCTGATTGA
- a CDS encoding ABC transporter ATP-binding protein produces MTTPSPSIDEASLAVATHALSKLYGRSTALEAVDLRVPEGAVYMLAGENGAGKSTLLRLLLNLEQPTSGRAEVTGLATDRHGARVRARVGYVPEGFGMGPRWMTVERWLAERTVYYPAWDAGYADALCRRLDIDVSRRIGQLSKGQTRRAQIVAALAHRPPLLLLDEPSDGLDPAARDTVLELVSDHLSQTGCTILVSTHLIYELDALVDQVGVLSHGRLTTQAPRDALRDTVKAYRIRAPEGWETAPDISNVLHRSRFGREHSWVIRGDETEVAARIAASGGEVRDIASLTLHDAVVHLMRQGAAS; encoded by the coding sequence ATGACCACGCCCTCCCCTTCCATCGACGAAGCCAGCCTCGCCGTCGCGACCCACGCCCTGTCCAAGCTCTATGGGCGATCCACCGCCTTGGAGGCTGTCGACCTCCGGGTTCCCGAAGGCGCCGTCTATATGCTGGCGGGCGAGAACGGGGCCGGGAAGTCCACCCTGTTGCGCCTTCTCCTGAATCTGGAACAGCCGACGAGCGGCCGGGCCGAGGTCACGGGTCTGGCGACGGACCGGCACGGCGCGCGCGTCCGCGCCCGCGTCGGCTATGTGCCCGAAGGCTTCGGCATGGGGCCGCGCTGGATGACGGTGGAGCGCTGGCTCGCCGAACGCACCGTCTATTACCCGGCCTGGGACGCCGGGTACGCCGACGCCCTGTGTCGTCGTCTGGACATCGACGTCTCTCGGCGGATCGGCCAGTTGTCCAAGGGACAGACGCGGCGCGCGCAGATCGTGGCCGCCCTGGCGCACCGCCCGCCCCTGCTGCTGCTGGACGAGCCCAGCGACGGTCTGGACCCGGCGGCGCGCGACACGGTGCTGGAGCTAGTCTCTGATCATCTGTCCCAGACCGGCTGCACCATCCTGGTCTCCACTCACCTGATCTATGAACTGGACGCCCTGGTCGATCAGGTCGGGGTCCTGTCCCACGGTCGCCTGACGACACAAGCGCCCCGCGACGCCTTGCGGGACACCGTGAAGGCCTATCGCATCCGCGCACCCGAGGGATGGGAGACCGCGCCCGACATTTCCAATGTCCTGCATCGCAGCCGGTTCGGCCGCGAGCACAGCTGGGTCATCCGCGGCGACGAGACAGAGGTCGCCGCACGCATCGCCGCATCCGGCGGCGAGGTTCGGGATATCGCCTCCCTCACCCTCCACGACGCCGTCGTCCATCTGATGCGCCAGGGAGCGGCGTCATGA
- a CDS encoding S9 family peptidase, whose translation MTRSQARLFACLASSLVLALAAGTAAVAEASASRPAAYSAAQFYETIDHRLAGGSGLAFSPDGRFVLMTSDRSGVFNAYAVPVDGGDPVALTTSTTNAIQALSWFPGDERTLVISDKGGDERTRLYVRERDGGLRDLTPEGRVTSDLLGWSGDRSTIWITSTAPDRRAPDILALDPITYESRLLFQNPGMLIEAISPDGRWIALRRQSGSADSDLYLADLAQGGEPRLITPHVEMVRHHVFDFTPDSSALIFGSDGVGEFGRAYRYALADGAITEELKGDWDVIAAHFSPSGRYRVSAFNADARTEMTVTDMTTGAPIALKGVPAGDIGAVRFRQDEGQIVFTVSSSTSPADVFVADLTTGETRRLTHALNPAMKEEDLVEAVVVHFQGEGGVTIPANLYRPKGASADAPTPGVVMVHGGPGGQARRDYSPIIQHLVNHGYAVLAVNNRGSSGYGKTFFRMDNRAHGEADLRDVVAGGQWLRDQDWVADNQVAVMGASYGGYLALAAQAFHPQAFEAAIDIFGVTNWTRTLEEAARLPESRRTALYDEMGDPATDAERHRRISPLFHAANIVKPLLVVQGANDPRVLKIESDEMVAAVRANGTPVEYVVFPDEGHGFRRRENRVTAQEAYLKFLNRYVGSPSRSER comes from the coding sequence ATGACCCGCTCACAAGCGCGCCTTTTCGCATGCCTGGCGTCTAGCCTCGTTCTGGCTCTGGCCGCAGGAACCGCCGCCGTCGCCGAAGCCTCGGCCTCCAGGCCCGCCGCCTACAGCGCCGCGCAGTTCTATGAGACGATCGACCACCGACTGGCCGGCGGCTCAGGCCTCGCCTTTTCTCCCGACGGCCGGTTCGTCCTGATGACCAGCGACCGATCGGGCGTGTTCAACGCCTACGCCGTTCCGGTGGACGGCGGAGACCCCGTAGCCCTGACGACTTCGACCACCAACGCCATACAGGCCCTGAGCTGGTTTCCTGGGGACGAGCGGACCCTGGTGATCTCGGACAAGGGCGGCGACGAACGCACTCGTCTCTATGTGCGCGAACGCGACGGAGGCTTGCGCGACCTGACGCCCGAGGGGCGGGTGACGTCGGACCTGCTGGGCTGGAGCGGCGATCGGTCCACGATCTGGATCACGTCCACGGCGCCGGATCGCCGCGCCCCGGACATCCTGGCGCTCGATCCCATCACCTACGAAAGCCGCCTGCTGTTTCAGAACCCCGGCATGCTGATCGAGGCGATCTCGCCAGACGGACGCTGGATCGCCCTGCGCCGACAGTCCGGCTCGGCCGACAGCGACCTCTATCTCGCGGACCTGGCCCAGGGGGGCGAGCCTCGCCTGATCACCCCTCATGTCGAGATGGTCCGCCATCATGTCTTTGACTTCACGCCCGATTCTTCCGCCCTGATTTTCGGCTCTGACGGCGTGGGCGAGTTCGGTCGGGCCTATCGCTACGCCCTGGCCGACGGCGCGATCACCGAGGAGCTGAAAGGCGACTGGGACGTCATCGCCGCCCACTTCTCTCCGTCCGGCCGATACCGAGTGTCCGCCTTCAACGCCGACGCTCGGACGGAGATGACCGTCACGGACATGACCACCGGCGCGCCCATCGCCCTGAAGGGCGTCCCGGCGGGCGACATCGGCGCGGTGCGCTTCCGCCAGGACGAAGGACAAATCGTCTTCACCGTGTCCTCCTCCACCTCGCCCGCGGACGTCTTCGTCGCCGACCTGACGACGGGCGAGACCCGAAGGCTGACCCATGCCCTGAACCCGGCGATGAAGGAGGAAGACCTCGTCGAGGCCGTGGTCGTTCACTTCCAGGGCGAAGGCGGAGTGACGATCCCGGCCAACCTCTATCGCCCCAAGGGAGCCTCGGCCGACGCGCCGACGCCGGGCGTGGTCATGGTTCACGGCGGACCGGGCGGTCAGGCGCGCCGGGACTATTCGCCGATCATCCAGCATCTGGTCAATCACGGCTACGCCGTCCTGGCGGTCAATAATCGCGGCTCGTCGGGCTACGGCAAGACCTTCTTCCGCATGGATAATCGCGCCCACGGTGAGGCCGACCTGCGCGACGTGGTCGCTGGCGGCCAATGGCTGCGCGATCAGGACTGGGTCGCCGACAACCAGGTGGCGGTGATGGGCGCCTCCTACGGCGGCTACCTGGCCCTGGCCGCACAGGCCTTCCATCCCCAGGCCTTTGAGGCCGCCATCGACATCTTCGGCGTCACCAACTGGACCCGCACCCTGGAGGAGGCCGCGCGCCTGCCTGAATCGCGCCGCACCGCCCTCTACGACGAGATGGGCGACCCCGCGACCGACGCCGAGCGCCACCGCCGCATCTCGCCCCTGTTCCACGCCGCGAACATCGTCAAACCGCTTCTGGTCGTTCAGGGCGCCAACGACCCTCGCGTCCTCAAGATCGAAAGTGATGAAATGGTCGCTGCCGTCAGGGCCAACGGCACGCCGGTGGAATATGTGGTCTTTCCCGACGAAGGGCATGGCTTTCGCCGACGCGAAAACCGGGTGACGGCTCAGGAAGCCTATCTGAAGTTCCTGAATCGCTATGTAGGCTCACCGTCCAGATCGGAACGCTAG
- a CDS encoding LysR family transcriptional regulator ArgP: MLDYPALAALAAVIRTGSFDAAAETLSVTPSAVSQRVKGLEERLGLPLVIRGTPCRPTEAGARLAAHLDQVTLLEHDMLAGDPVWAAAFGGARPTLKIALNADSLGTWFPGAAARFAAVKPNTLSLVLDDEADTAERLRSGEVIAAVTTAGKAVAGCRTLSLGSLRYVAAATPDFRDRYFPEGVTAERLAEAPVLRFSPRDRLQLKWTEKVAGQAIKGPTHWVPSTQGFLDFTLASVCWSLTPERLAAPLIASGRLVDLVPGVTIDVPLFWQHLRITTRLIEDLTKAVREEAADWLVVPEADA; this comes from the coding sequence ATGCTCGACTATCCCGCTCTCGCAGCCTTGGCCGCCGTCATCCGCACCGGCTCCTTCGACGCGGCCGCTGAAACCCTGTCGGTCACGCCTTCGGCCGTCTCCCAGCGCGTGAAAGGTCTGGAGGAACGTCTGGGCCTGCCGCTAGTCATTCGGGGCACGCCCTGCCGACCAACCGAAGCGGGCGCACGATTGGCCGCACACCTCGACCAGGTGACCTTGCTCGAGCACGACATGCTGGCGGGCGATCCGGTCTGGGCCGCCGCCTTCGGCGGTGCGCGCCCGACGCTGAAGATCGCGCTCAACGCCGACAGCCTCGGCACCTGGTTTCCGGGCGCGGCGGCCCGCTTCGCCGCCGTTAAACCGAACACCCTGTCTCTGGTCCTGGACGACGAGGCCGACACCGCCGAACGACTACGCTCTGGCGAGGTCATCGCCGCCGTGACGACAGCGGGAAAAGCGGTAGCAGGCTGTCGCACCCTGTCGCTGGGTTCGCTGCGTTACGTGGCCGCAGCCACGCCTGACTTCCGTGATCGCTACTTTCCAGAGGGCGTGACAGCTGAGCGCCTCGCCGAGGCGCCGGTCCTCAGGTTCAGCCCTCGCGACCGGCTGCAATTGAAATGGACGGAAAAGGTCGCAGGCCAAGCAATCAAGGGGCCGACCCACTGGGTGCCGTCCACTCAGGGCTTCCTTGATTTCACCCTGGCCAGCGTCTGTTGGTCACTGACTCCGGAACGCCTCGCCGCGCCGCTGATCGCGTCTGGACGACTGGTCGATCTCGTCCCTGGCGTCACCATCGACGTTCCGCTCTTCTGGCAGCACCTACGCATCACCACTCGCCTGATCGAAGACCTGACCAAGGCCGTGCGCGAAGAGGCCGCGGATTGGTTGGTCGTCCCCGAAGCAGACGCTTAA
- a CDS encoding RhtX/FptX family siderophore transporter: MKKHDRLTPESARLLLTVATLYLAQGIPFGVAMEALPTLLRKDGASLAALAWLPLVGLPWVLKVLWAPWVDNLWSPRLGRRRSWILPMQAIVILCLLGAALVGLTEKTAPVVVGPCVLASLASATQDTATDGLTAERFGGVMLARANALQVACTMIGFFVGGSGALILSGLVGRSAALLALAMVVAVGFALALMMQEAPHAAPVRGQRASLRRLLRRPGAGSILATALFTALTAASGFGLAKLWLVDAGWPVEQIGLYGMVAGATTIIVGCGGAAWLIGRVGLFRVLTAGVVLCAAGLALWLGVASGAIPAAHPVILAAMMIGAAGSGSASVGAMTLAMQFAARDDQAGTDMTAVQSSRDLGEIGASSVMTGVAAAGGYTLAFIIGLLLGGSALGAVASARRTLAMKRDQGARKDV; encoded by the coding sequence ATGAAAAAGCACGATCGTCTGACGCCTGAATCCGCACGTCTGCTGTTGACGGTGGCGACGCTGTATCTGGCGCAGGGCATTCCGTTCGGCGTGGCGATGGAGGCCCTGCCGACCCTGTTGCGCAAGGACGGCGCCTCGCTGGCGGCGCTGGCCTGGCTGCCACTGGTCGGCCTGCCGTGGGTGCTGAAGGTGCTTTGGGCGCCGTGGGTCGATAATCTGTGGTCGCCGCGACTGGGGCGGCGGCGTAGCTGGATCCTGCCCATGCAGGCGATCGTCATCCTGTGCCTGCTCGGCGCGGCGTTGGTCGGCCTGACCGAGAAGACGGCGCCGGTCGTCGTCGGTCCGTGCGTGCTGGCGTCGCTGGCCAGCGCCACCCAGGACACGGCCACCGACGGTCTGACGGCCGAGCGTTTCGGCGGCGTCATGCTGGCGCGGGCCAATGCGCTGCAGGTGGCCTGCACCATGATCGGCTTCTTCGTAGGCGGCTCCGGCGCATTGATCCTGAGCGGCCTGGTCGGACGTTCGGCGGCGCTGCTTGCGTTGGCGATGGTCGTGGCGGTCGGCTTTGCTTTGGCCTTGATGATGCAAGAGGCGCCGCACGCCGCGCCGGTGCGTGGACAGCGGGCCAGCCTGCGTCGGCTGCTGCGTCGACCTGGGGCGGGCTCTATCCTGGCGACGGCCCTGTTCACGGCGCTGACGGCGGCGTCCGGTTTCGGTCTGGCCAAGCTGTGGCTGGTGGACGCAGGCTGGCCGGTCGAGCAGATCGGTCTTTACGGCATGGTCGCGGGCGCCACGACCATCATCGTCGGCTGCGGCGGCGCGGCATGGCTGATCGGGCGGGTTGGTCTGTTCCGCGTGTTGACCGCCGGGGTGGTGTTGTGCGCGGCAGGGCTGGCTCTATGGTTGGGCGTGGCGTCTGGCGCGATCCCGGCGGCGCATCCGGTCATTCTGGCGGCCATGATGATCGGCGCTGCGGGAAGCGGTTCAGCCTCGGTCGGCGCCATGACCCTGGCCATGCAGTTCGCGGCCCGCGATGATCAGGCGGGCACGGACATGACCGCCGTCCAGAGTTCGCGTGATCTGGGCGAGATCGGCGCCTCCTCCGTCATGACCGGGGTGGCTGCGGCGGGGGGATACACGCTCGCGTTCATCATCGGCCTGCTTCTGGGGGGCTCGGCGCTTGGCGCCGTTGCGAGCGCGCGCAGGACGCTGGCGATGAAGAGGGACCAAGGTGCTCGCAAGGATGTTTAA
- a CDS encoding PepSY-associated TM helix domain-containing protein, giving the protein MNWRALFWRLHRWVGLACAAVFLVVALTGTALLIEPQINLKGAVRLDDPATSLAGVETALGRLAVDYPHHQPGLILPGSTSQRSWQVGLRPASGEGPALSAEFDPGSGRVLRVDKAETSLRDVLLKLHNSLFLGVTGKLVVLAMALGVICLTITGVAMMRRRWKALTSSPLAPPLRARSLHHWTGLVGGLFIVLWASTGFMLLVYKSLPEFGVGSTVKARSAPASEAAPETQAVQPTAPQASLSQMVEAALALHPGGEVQALSRSPHGVMVIVLNRDAAPWRKSTTVAFDAAGAHVPAREPPGFMKVMIAAKALHTGLWERSWLHAVYVLFSLTPIAVVVTGPWLWLRRRRPARNKAERSTRRIPSA; this is encoded by the coding sequence GTGAACTGGCGAGCCCTGTTCTGGCGGCTCCATCGTTGGGTCGGCCTGGCTTGCGCCGCCGTCTTCCTGGTCGTGGCCTTGACGGGAACAGCCTTGTTGATCGAGCCGCAGATCAACCTGAAGGGCGCGGTGCGCCTGGATGATCCGGCGACGTCTCTGGCGGGGGTCGAGACAGCGCTGGGGCGCCTGGCCGTGGATTATCCGCATCACCAACCGGGTCTGATCCTGCCGGGCTCGACGTCGCAGCGCAGCTGGCAGGTCGGCCTGCGACCCGCATCGGGTGAAGGCCCGGCCCTGAGCGCCGAGTTCGACCCCGGCAGCGGCCGCGTGCTGCGCGTCGACAAGGCCGAGACGTCGCTGCGGGACGTGCTGCTGAAACTGCACAACAGCCTGTTCCTGGGCGTGACCGGCAAGCTGGTGGTGCTGGCGATGGCGCTGGGCGTCATTTGCTTGACGATCACGGGCGTCGCCATGATGCGGCGGCGTTGGAAGGCCCTGACATCCTCGCCCTTGGCGCCGCCGCTGCGGGCGCGATCGCTGCATCACTGGACGGGGCTGGTCGGCGGCCTGTTCATCGTGCTGTGGGCCTCCACCGGCTTCATGTTGCTGGTCTACAAGAGCCTGCCCGAGTTCGGCGTCGGCTCGACAGTGAAGGCCCGGTCAGCGCCCGCGTCAGAGGCCGCGCCCGAGACTCAGGCCGTGCAACCGACGGCGCCTCAGGCTTCCCTGTCGCAGATGGTCGAGGCGGCGCTGGCGCTTCATCCGGGCGGCGAGGTGCAGGCCCTGAGCCGCAGTCCCCATGGCGTCATGGTGATCGTATTGAACCGCGACGCGGCGCCGTGGCGCAAGTCGACGACGGTGGCCTTCGACGCGGCGGGCGCGCACGTGCCCGCGCGCGAACCGCCGGGCTTCATGAAGGTGATGATCGCCGCCAAGGCCCTGCATACGGGCCTGTGGGAGCGATCATGGCTGCACGCCGTCTATGTCCTGTTCAGTCTGACGCCTATCGCCGTGGTGGTGACCGGCCCCTGGCTATGGCTGCGCCGCCGCAGGCCCGCCCGCAACAAGGCGGAGCGTTCGACGCGCCGCATCCCCTCTGCATGA
- a CDS encoding LysR substrate-binding domain-containing protein — translation MRLAVVGSPAYLAVRPAPQTPHDLDSHECVAFRPGVQGPIMKWEFSDPETGRDFTIEPPTVFITNADETMLSAGLQGLGLVQHMECVVREHVAAGALIPVLDAWCPPFDGFDLYLPSREQMAPKMRALVDFLIEKRRALE, via the coding sequence ATGCGCCTGGCGGTGGTCGGCTCGCCCGCCTACCTGGCCGTTCGTCCGGCGCCGCAGACACCCCATGACCTCGACAGCCACGAATGCGTCGCCTTCCGGCCCGGCGTCCAGGGGCCGATCATGAAGTGGGAATTCAGCGACCCTGAGACCGGCCGGGATTTCACGATCGAACCGCCGACGGTCTTCATCACCAATGCGGATGAAACCATGCTCAGCGCCGGCCTCCAGGGGCTGGGCCTGGTTCAGCACATGGAGTGTGTGGTGCGCGAGCATGTCGCCGCCGGCGCCCTGATCCCGGTGCTGGACGCCTGGTGCCCGCCCTTCGACGGCTTCGATCTCTACCTGCCCTCCCGCGAGCAGATGGCGCCCAAGATGAGGGCCCTGGTGGACTTCCTCATCGAGAAGCGGCGCGCGCTCGAATAG
- a CDS encoding GntR family transcriptional regulator: MSFSINPSDSRPIYVQIMDEVRRGMAAGALVSGDPLPSVRQLAASLKVNPNTVAQAYRELEREGLAYVQRGQGTFVGSARQIDDDRTALAHELAQRSLVEAARLGLNTEQFIQAIRSVDSSKAPLK, translated from the coding sequence TTGAGCTTCTCTATCAACCCATCGGACAGTCGCCCCATCTACGTCCAGATCATGGACGAGGTCCGGCGCGGCATGGCCGCCGGCGCGCTCGTCAGCGGCGATCCCCTGCCTTCCGTCCGCCAGTTGGCCGCCAGCCTGAAGGTCAACCCCAACACGGTGGCCCAGGCCTATCGCGAACTGGAGCGGGAGGGCCTGGCCTATGTCCAGCGCGGACAGGGAACCTTCGTCGGCTCCGCGCGCCAGATCGACGACGACCGTACCGCCCTGGCCCATGAACTGGCGCAACGGTCGCTGGTCGAGGCCGCGCGCCTGGGCCTGAACACGGAACAGTTCATTCAGGCGATCCGCTCGGTCGACTCCTCGAAAGCCCCGCTCAAATGA
- a CDS encoding DedA family protein, whose protein sequence is MEGFIHDAAAFIARNAAWAGPLLGLMTFGESLVLVGAFVPATALMAATGVLVATELLPLGPVLFWGCVGAVLGEALSYHLGRRAGPAIWRHRRLRSQRKSVARARLYFRRYGAASIFMGRFLGPLQAVVPLIAGATGMGKGRFHVANVLSALIWTPAMLAPGYVAAGGLNGWNPGPWIAAVAVMSLGCLLILQPLLDDQSGEIPRPT, encoded by the coding sequence ATGGAAGGCTTCATTCACGACGCCGCCGCCTTCATCGCACGAAACGCCGCCTGGGCCGGACCTCTGCTGGGCCTGATGACCTTCGGAGAATCCCTGGTGCTGGTCGGCGCCTTCGTGCCGGCCACCGCCTTGATGGCGGCGACGGGCGTCCTCGTGGCGACCGAGCTCCTGCCGCTGGGGCCGGTGCTGTTCTGGGGATGCGTCGGCGCCGTCCTGGGCGAGGCCCTGTCCTATCATCTGGGGCGGCGCGCGGGACCGGCGATCTGGCGCCACAGGCGTCTGCGGTCTCAGCGCAAGTCGGTGGCCCGCGCCCGCCTCTATTTCCGGCGTTACGGCGCGGCGTCCATCTTCATGGGGCGCTTCCTGGGTCCCCTCCAGGCCGTCGTCCCCCTGATCGCCGGCGCGACCGGCATGGGCAAGGGCCGTTTCCATGTCGCCAATGTACTGTCGGCCCTGATCTGGACGCCCGCCATGCTGGCGCCGGGGTATGTCGCAGCCGGCGGCCTGAACGGGTGGAATCCTGGCCCCTGGATTGCGGCCGTCGCCGTCATGAGCCTGGGCTGCCTGCTGATCCTCCAGCCCCTGCTCGATGATCAATCAGGCGAAATTCCGCGCCCGACATGA
- a CDS encoding dihydrodipicolinate synthase family protein translates to MALFSGLSAFPITPMTSGGEVIAPDLQRLVRRIEAGGADSVGLLGSTGTYMFLSRDERRRAVAAAVEVAVSIPIIVGVGAMRTDEAQALAHDAATEGAAGLLLAPVSYTPLTEEEVFRHFLAVASATDLPLCIYSNPGTTNFTFSPDLVARLTAIPSIAAIKLPLPANGSIASDLAAFRAAAPDLSIGYSGDWGCKEALLAGADCWYSVAGGLFPEQAAALTTAAMKNDRETAGHCDDVFADLWKLFREQGSLRLMYAAANLMGLTQAQPPKPLQPLEETLQARLARVLPNS, encoded by the coding sequence ATGGCGCTGTTTTCGGGCCTCTCGGCCTTTCCCATTACCCCGATGACGTCCGGAGGCGAGGTGATCGCGCCTGATCTTCAGCGGCTCGTGCGCAGGATCGAGGCGGGCGGCGCCGATTCCGTCGGTCTGCTGGGCAGCACCGGGACCTATATGTTCCTTAGCCGTGATGAGCGGCGGCGCGCGGTGGCGGCCGCCGTAGAGGTCGCGGTTTCCATTCCGATCATCGTCGGCGTCGGGGCAATGCGGACGGATGAAGCCCAGGCCCTGGCGCATGACGCGGCGACAGAGGGGGCGGCCGGCTTGCTGCTCGCGCCGGTCAGCTATACCCCGTTGACCGAGGAAGAGGTCTTCCGCCATTTCCTTGCGGTCGCGTCCGCCACTGACCTGCCGCTCTGCATCTACAGCAATCCGGGCACGACGAACTTCACCTTCAGTCCGGACCTGGTTGCACGCCTGACTGCGATCCCGAGCATAGCCGCGATCAAGCTGCCGCTGCCTGCGAACGGGAGCATTGCATCCGACCTGGCGGCTTTCCGGGCGGCGGCGCCCGACCTGTCCATCGGCTACAGCGGCGATTGGGGTTGCAAGGAGGCGCTGCTGGCGGGGGCCGATTGCTGGTACAGCGTGGCGGGCGGACTGTTTCCAGAACAGGCCGCCGCCCTGACGACGGCGGCCATGAAGAATGATCGGGAGACGGCGGGCCATTGTGATGACGTTTTCGCCGACTTGTGGAAGCTGTTCCGCGAGCAGGGCAGTCTTCGATTGATGTACGCGGCTGCGAACTTGATGGGGCTGACGCAGGCACAACCGCCAAAGCCGCTGCAACCGCTGGAAGAGACGTTGCAAGCTCGGCTCGCCCGCGTGTTGCCAAACTCCTGA
- a CDS encoding LysE/ArgO family amino acid transporter: protein MFLSVLPPLAKGFALSASLIVSIGAQNMFVLRQGLKREHVLPVVLFCAAADSVLVIAGVNGLGRLLAAVPGLSMALSLGGAAFLSWYAIGAFRRAVRPATLVVEGDSRLSLAAALAATAAFTLLNPHVYIDTVMLMGAVGSSLPENQRTFFIIGASSFAAIWFASIGFGARFLAPLFARSAAWRVLDVVTGLMMTAIALILVRGAFA from the coding sequence ATGTTCCTCTCCGTTCTTCCTCCCCTGGCGAAGGGCTTCGCCCTGTCGGCCAGTCTGATCGTGTCCATCGGCGCGCAGAACATGTTCGTGCTGCGGCAGGGGCTGAAGCGCGAACACGTCCTGCCGGTGGTGCTGTTTTGCGCCGCCGCGGATTCGGTTCTGGTGATCGCGGGCGTGAACGGTCTTGGTCGCCTGCTGGCGGCGGTTCCCGGTTTGTCGATGGCGCTCAGCCTCGGCGGCGCAGCCTTCCTGTCCTGGTATGCCATCGGCGCCTTTCGACGCGCCGTGCGGCCAGCGACCTTGGTGGTGGAAGGCGATAGCCGGCTCTCGCTGGCTGCCGCCCTGGCGGCCACGGCCGCCTTCACCTTGCTGAACCCCCACGTCTATATCGACACCGTCATGCTGATGGGCGCGGTCGGGTCGAGCCTTCCGGAAAACCAGCGCACCTTCTTCATTATCGGCGCCTCGAGCTTTGCGGCGATCTGGTTCGCTTCGATCGGTTTCGGCGCGCGTTTTCTGGCGCCGCTTTTCGCTCGGTCTGCCGCCTGGCGTGTTCTGGATGTCGTCACTGGCCTGATGATGACCGCCATCGCGCTGATCCTGGTGCGCGGCGCCTTCGCCTGA